Below is a window of Archangium lipolyticum DNA.
CTCGGTGTCTTTCGCGGTGGGCGAGGCCGCGCACTACGTCTTCTTCCTCGGCGCCGACGTGAACCTGGGGATCGCCACCTCCGCCGGCTCCTCGTCCGTGTCGTTCGAGTCCTCCGAGAAGAGCTCGGAGGCGTGCGGCGAGGTCAAGGGCCGCTACGTCGCGGAGCTCCAGGTGGGCACGTACACGCTGACCTTCGGCCCCACCTCCCAGAGCAGCGTCTCGCTCGTCATCGAGGAGGAGGGTGGCGAGCACGATCACGAGCACTGAGCACTCCCGCTCTTGAAACCCGGCGCGGGAGGGCTCGGACCGCCTCCCGCTCCACCCCTTCCAGCCATTCCACAGCAGGAGACGACGATGGGTACCTTCAAGCAGTTCCTGAATGATCAGCAGGTGAAGCCCGAGGCGCTGGTGCGCCTGTCCAGCCAGCTCGAGGCCCGCGACGAGGCGGATCGCAAGCTGGCGAAGCAGCGCTCCGACAAGCGGCGCGACAAGGAGAATCAGACGAAGCCGTACGCGGAGCTGGGCATCGGCAAGCCGAAGAGCGGCCGGGGCGTGAGCGTGCAGCAGGTGCAGGCCGCCCTGGAGGACAAGCCGCTGTCGCCGAAGGTGCGCGGCAAGCTGGTGCGCGCGGTGAACGCCGTGCTGGGCAAGAAGGGCGGCCAGCAGGTCGACTTCAAGGCGCTGTTCGGCGAGGTCGCGGCCCGCAAGGGCGCGGCGGCCAAGGCGAGCTGAGCATGGGCGCCTCCCTTCCCCAGCTCCTCCCGCCGGACGTGCGGCGCGAAGGGGAGCGGCTGTTCGACGTCTCCATGTGGTGCATCGGCCGCGATGTCTCCCACGTGGACAACCTGTTGTTGCGCCGGGGCCTCACTCGCGAGCGCATTCCAGCGGGACAGCAGGGCACCAGCGCCTACTCGGGTGCGTTGCCCGGGGGAGGGGCCTTCACGCTGTGGGGCTTCGGGGCGCTGTGCCGCGTGTGCGGCGAGACCGTCTACGTGCCGCGTGACGGTTTCTCCCCGTCCCTGGTGGACGAGGGCCGGGTGGTCTGGCCCGTCTTCCACGCGGCGGGGCTCGGGGCTGCTCGCGAGCCCGTCACCCCGGGGGAGTGCTCCGCCGCGCACACCGCGGTGGTGGCCCTGGCCGGATGGCTGGCCGGGTACGAGGAGTGGGTGGTGGAGGTGATGGGCATGGGCTGGCGGCACGAGTGCGTCGCGGCACGGCGCAAGGCGCCGCCGGTGCCCGTGGAGAAGCTGGCGGTGGCGTGGCGGGAACTGGCCGGGCGCGTCGAGGCGCTGGCGCGGCCCGTTGTGGACGAATCGTTTGCCCCGGTCGGGGCGTGAGAGAGGTCATCATGCTGTCACGACACCTTCGAGCCGAGGAACCCTCCATCTTCCCCTCCAGCCCCTGGGACGACGTCCCGGACGCGGAGCTGTCCACGCCTCCGCTGCGCGAGGGACTGGGCCGCGCGCACCTCCCGGTGAGCACCCGGGTGCCCCTGGCCCAGGCGTACTTCGATCAGGGCCTGCGCCTGCTGCACCTGGGGTGGGGCGCCGAGGCCCGGCGCGCCTTCGCGGAGGCGGCGCGGAGGGATCCGCGGCTCGCCATGGCGTACTGGGGCCTGGCCATGACGCGGGGGGCCGGTGCCCGCTACGCGGGGGAGCGGGCGGAGGCCATCCACCGGGCGCTCGCCCTCAGCGAGGACGTGACGGACGCGGAGCAGCGCTACATCGTCGCGGCCACCTTCCTGGCCGACAAGGGCCCCGCCAACGGCCGTCATGGCTTCGTGCGCGAGATGGAGTCCCTCGTGGACCTCTACCCCGAGGACGCCGAGGCGCGGCTGCTGCTCGCCGGCTTCCTCACGGACGGGTACGAGCCGGATGGGCGTCCCGGCGCGGGCCAGCCGTATGCCCAGGCGCTCCTGCGCGAGCTGCTGCGCACGCACCCGAACCACGAGGGCGTGCACCATGCGTGGCTCCAGGTGACGGCGGACGGTCCCCGCCCCGAGGCGGCGCTGGAGAGCGCGCGGCGCCTGCGGTTGCTGGCACCTCGCGCGAGCACGGCGCTGCTCGGCTCCGGCCGGCTGCTGCTGCGCGTGGGCCATACGCGCGAGGCGCGCGAGGTGCTCGAGGCGGCGGTGGCCGCGGATGACGCCTGGCTCGCCCAGGAGTCCCTGCCCGAGTCCGCCGCGCCGGTGGCGGGCCATGCGCTGCGCCTGCTCACCGTCGCGTGCGCCGACGCGGGGCGCTACGGCGAGGCCCAGTCCTGGGCGCGCCGCCTGCGGTCCCGCGTGGAGTCGGTGACGCCGCCCTCCGGACAGGCGCTCGTGTTCGCGGCCGGTGCGCTCGCCAGCCTGCACCTGCGCTTCGGTTTCTGGCGCGCGGCCGCGGAGATTCGCGTGGAGCTGCCGCCCGAGGCGAGCCCGGCGGAGCGCGGGCTGCTCGCGGGCCTGGAGACGTATGCCCGGGGGCTGCGCGCGCTGGAGTCCGGCAAGCTCGTGGAGGCGGAGCGGGCCTGCGAGGAGCTCGATGCGCTGCACCCGCCGCTGGCCGAGGAGCGCAAGGGTGACAGCCGCATGCTGTGCCCGCGCGATGTCGCCCGGGTGGTGGAACTGGCGGCCTGCGAGCTGCGGGGCGCGCTGGAGTCCCGCCAGGGGGATGACGCCCACGCCGAGGCCACGCTCATCCGCGCGATGCGGTTGGAGCGCCGGCTGCGCGCCGCGGGTCCGGCGGCCTTCTCCCGCCCGGCGCGTGAGACGCTGGCCCGCTCGCGCCTGCGCTCGGGCAGGGCGGACAGGGCGCTGGAGCTGGCCGAGGCGCTCGTGAAGGAGCGTCCCGGCTGCGGTCATGCCTGGCTCCTCGTGGCCGAGGCGCAGGTCGCCCGGGGCTCCCTCTCCGAGGCGGCTCCGGCCTTCGCCTCCGTCCTGGAGTGCTGGCGAGAGGCGGATCCGCACCTGCCGGAGGGCCGGCGTGCCCGCGACTTCCTCGCGAGCCGGGGCGGGCTCGGAGTGAAGGCCGTGGCGCGCTCCAATGTCATCCCCCTCCGGGCGATGGAGAACGCCTCGTACTGAAGCGTTCGCGCGTGCCGCGTGGCTCAGGCCGTGGGCCGCGCGGGCTCGGGCACCGAGTCGAGGAACGAGAGGATGCGCCGCCCGCAGTCCTCTGGATGTTCCAACGGGTAGAGGTGGGTGCCGGGCTGCTCTCCGGTGTGAACGCCGGGGAGCGTGCGACGGACACGTTCCAGGGCTTCCGGGAGGAGCGTGTCCGAGTCCTCCCCGCGCAGCACGAGCGCTGGTACGGGAACCGCGCGCAGCTTCCGCCAGACGCCGCGCGGTGACGTCTCGAAGACGCGAGCCTCCCAGTCCCTGGGGATGGTGAGCCGGAAACCGCCTCCGGGCACCTCGGTGAGCCCATGGGTGAGGTAGTCCTGGAAGCAATCGGGATCGAATCGTTGGAAGAGGGTCTTCTTGCGGTAGCTCGTGGCGGCCTCCTCACGGGAGCCCCAGGACTCGCGGCGGCGCCGGGCCAGGCTCGCGGGGGGAACCCGGTGCCGCAGCCCGAGCAGGGTCAGCGCCTGGAGCAGCAGCAGTCGTTTGCCCGTGAACAGCACCGGGTCCAACGCCACCACGGCCCGGAAGAGCCCCGGGTTCTTCACGGAGGCGAGCAGGGTCGCCACGCCGCCCATGCTGTGGCCCACGCCCACCACCCCTTCCAGCCCGCGCGCGCGCAGCGCCTGGGCCAGCTCGTCGGCCATGTCGTCCCAGTCCCGCATCGCGCGCGGATCCGTCCCCGGTACGAGGCAGCGGCTCCGGAGGGTGAGGACGTGGTAGCGCGGCTTGAGGAGCTCGATGAGCTTGCGGTAGCTGCCCGGTGGAAAGCCGTTGGCATGGGCGAGGTGCAACACCGGACCGGTGCCACCCCAGTCATCCAGGTGCAGGGGGTCGCTCATCGCGCTCCGGCATACCTCAGCGGGCCCGTTGGGGGGCCATCAATCGCCCGCGCGCCGTGCTTGACGAGGGGGCCCGGCTTCGGACAATCCGCCCTCATGCCCACCTTCCGACTCAAGAGAGACCAGGCCGCGCTCCTCGTCGTGGACATCCAGGAGCGGCTGTGCGCCGCCATGGAGCGTGACGCGCTCGACCGGGTGCTCAACCGCTGCAACGCCGCCATCGAGGGCGCGAAGGCGCTCGAGCTGCCCATCATCGTCACCGAGCAGTATCCCAAGGGCCTGGGGCCCACGCACTCGCTGGTGAAGATGCGGCTGGGCAACTACTCGGCCGTGGAGAAGCTCGAGTTCACCGCCTGTGTGCCCGACGTGGCCACGCGGCTCGGCCAGCGCAAGCAGGTGCTCCTCATCGGCATGGAGACGCACGTCTGTGTCTTCCAGACGGTGCGCGACCTGACCGAGAAGGGCTTCACCCCGTTCCTCTGCGCGGACGCCGTGATGTCGCGCAACCCGGAGGATCGCCGCGTGGGCCTGGAGATGTGCCGCGAGGCGGGCGCGCACATCGTCACCGTGGAGGCCGCGCTCTTCGATCTGCTCGGGTGCGCGGGCACTCCCGAGTTCAAGAAGGTCTCCGCCGCCGTCCGTTAACCCCTTTCAGGGAAGTCGAGTAGGCGCACGGGGTGCCACAGGTTGTGCGGGAACGAAGGGCCAGGGGGATTCGGCACACGGGCCGCTTCCTCCGGGCTGCGGGCGTGACGCCGCGCCAGCTCCAGGGTGAGGCTTGTTTCGCCGCGATTCATGCACCAGCGATGATTGGACTCGAACAAGGGCCTGAGCAGGAACTCCAGGCCTTTCAAGAGCGGCTTGTTCGTGTGGACCGTCCAGTCATAGTGGACATGCACATAGGGGCCGTGCTGCTCGAACTTCCAGACGCCGGTACCCTCCAGGTCACCTGTCACTTGCAAGGTGAAGCCGTGCGGATACCGCGTCTCGGTCCGGTGGAAGGTGAGCTGGAGCGTGTAGGGCATCCACCCCTTCGTATGGAACTTGAAGCGCTTGCCCAGGCCGTATTTGCCCCCAGGCGCCAGCTCGACGTATTCCAGGTACACGGCTGGCCACCAGCGCGGCAGCTCGCGCCCGTTCTCCAGGAGTTCGTAGATCTCCTGGACCGTGCTCTCGACCCGCCAGAGGGTGGTGAAGTGGTAGTTGCTCGTTTGCATGGCCGCTCGGTGTGAGTCCTCTGGCCACGAGCATGTCAGCAATGGGGGGCAGGTGGGTGCACTGAATTCGGGATGCCCCGAAGGCCCTCTCCCGTTAAAGAGCACCCGTCATGAACCTGCACCTCGACAACAAGCTCGCCCTCGTTACCGCCTCCTCCGGCGGCATCGGCAAGGAAATCGCCGCCGCCCTCGCCCGTGAGGGCGCCCGGGTGATCATCAACGGACGCAGCGTCTCCAGCGTCGAGTCCGCCATCGCCGACATCCGTGCCCGCGTGCCGGGCGCGAAGCTCGAGAAGCTGGCCGCCGACAACGGCACCGCCGAGGGCACCGCGGAGACCGTCCGCCAGTTCCCCGAGGTGGACATCCTCATCAACAACCTCGGCATCTACGAGGCCGTGGGCTTCTTCGACGAGACGGACGAGGCCTGGCAGCGCCTGTTCGAGGTCAACATCATGAGCGGCGTGCGTCTGGCCCGCCATTACCTCAAGGGCATGTTGGCGAAGAAGACCGGCCGCGTGATCTTCATCGCCAGCGAGTCCGCCATCAGCCCCTCGCCCGAGATGGCCCACTACGCCGCGACGAAGACCATGCAGCTCTCCGTGTCCCGCAGCCTCGCCGAGCTGACCAAGGGGACGGCCGTCACCGTCAACACCCTCCTGCCGGGTTCGACCCGGACCGAGGGGGTCGGCAAGTTCGTCCAGGATCTCTTCCCCGGCGTGTCCCTCGAGGAGGCGGAGCGGCGCTTCATGCGCGAGAACCGCCCCACGTCGCTCATCGAGCGCCTCATCGACCCGAAGGAGATCGCCGACTTCGCCGCCTTCGTGAGCAGCCCGCTCGCCTCCGCCATCAACGGGGCCGCCCTCCGCGTCGACGGCGGGCTCGTGCGCAGCGTGTTTTGAGCTCTCACCCGACCAGATGCGTGATCACCTCGAGCATCCGGTCGAACTCGAAGGGTTTGGGCAGGAACCGCGTCTTGGGTGTGACGAGGCTCCTGTCCAGTGTTCCGGCGCTCATCACCAGGATGGGGAGATCCCGGAGCGCCTCGCTACCGCGGACCTCTCGGATCAACGTGTGCCCGTCCATCCTGGGCATCATCAGGTCGGTGATGAGCAGATCCGGCTTCTTCTCCGCCATGGCGGCCAGGGCCTGACGGCCATCGTGCACGACGCGGACATCGAAGCCCTCCTCACCGAGGAGCTCCGCTAGCACGTTCGCGATGTCCGGCTCGTCATCGACGATGAGCACATGCCTCATACGTCGTCTCCTGATCCTTCCTGTGGGGAGCGGGAGTGCGAGGGGGGAGGGTCGTGGGCGGGTTCCTTCTGCCCTCTCTGGCTCATCTGGCCGAGCACCACTTCGGCACTGTCGAAGGTGCTCGCGACCTCGAGACCGTGGGACGTGATGTGGAACTCGCGGATGAACGGGTCGTAGTTGCTCTCGCGGATCTTCAGGATGGAGATGAGCCGGTGGAGCTGCGCGCGGAGCTCCACGTACCGCACGAAGATGATGTTTTCGACGGTCGCGGACAGACCCACCGGGGGGAGGCCGAACTCGGGTCCGCCGAAGGGCGTCTCCATCGAGACGGCACTGCTCACTCCGAGCGCGCGCAGCTCGTTGCTCAGCGCGGTGAAGAAGACGGGGAAGCGCTCCGGGTGTGCCGCGGCTTGCATCAGTCCATCCACCCCGTCGATGAACAGCCGCTTCACCTTGTTGCGGTACACCACCTCCAATATCTGCTCGGCGACGGAGTCGAGGAACTGCTCGGTCGGCTGCCGCCACTGCACCTCCAGCAGTCCGGACTCCACGTGCGCGCGCAGTTGCAGACCCACTCCCTCCGCCTTGGCGATCAGCCGCGGGGGCGTTTCGTAGAATCCGAAATAGAGGCTCGGCTGCCCCAGGTCCAATCCCTCCTTCAGCAGGTGGAGCCCGAGCAGGGTCTTCCCGCTGCCGGGAGCGCCCATCACCGCCGTCATCGAAGCCGAGGGCACGCCTCCCTCCAACATGTTGTCGAGTCCGCGAATCCCGAAGCGGCTCTTGTGCTCCGGGGGAGGGGAGACCAGCTCCCGATCGAGCAGGAGCGCCTCCCTTCGCGGGTGGACCGTGACACCCGGGTCTCCGATGTCGAAGACGTGCCGGCCCCCCAGGTGCGAGCTGCCCCGCAGCTTGAGGACCAGGAGCTCGCGCGTCAGCCTCATCCCGAACATCTTCTGGTCGAGCTCGATGATGCCGTCGGCGGCGAACTGATGGAGCATCTCCTGCTCTTCCCCTTTGTGCGCGACCAGCAGCGCCGTGCAGCCCATGAGCGACAGGAAGGTCCCGAGCTCCCGCAGGAACTTGCGGTAGGCGAAGGGAGATGACACCAGCTCGGAAGCCGTGTTCAGCGAGTCGATGACGATCAGGGACGCGTGATGTTCGCGCACCGCTTCGCTGAGCATCGTGTGGAACCGCTTGAGGCCGCCTTCCTCGAGCGCCGCGACCCCGCTCAGCAGGGTGAGGCGGCTCTGGACGAGCGAGCGGTCGAAGAAGGTGAAGGACTCGAGGTTGGACAGCAGCCGTGCGTGGGACTCGGAGAACGTCGTGACGTAGACGACATTCTCGCCAGCGGCCGCGCGGTGGAAGGCGACCTGACTGGAAAGAACCGTCTTGCCAGTGCCCGGCGCGCCCGTGATGAGGTACATCGCGCCGCGCAGCAACCCGCCGTGGAGCACGACATCCAACCCGACCACGCCCGTGGGCAGGTGCTTGCTCTTCTCTCCAGAGGTGGTGCCCACCGTGGATGACCCCCTGGGAGGCACTCCTGTCTCTTCATGAGACCTCCCACGGCCCAATATGGGGGCCGACCGGGGTCATCAGAGCCCGCTTCTTCCGGGCCACCCGTCGGTTGCCTGCCAGGACTCCGAGAGGCCGGGCAGGGGCTGGGATCAGCTGGACGTGCCGTGCGTGAAGAGCTGGCGCAGGGCCCGCGCGACCATGGCGAGGACCACCAGCACGCCCGCGAGCACCGTCTGCGAGCCGCCCACGGGGAAGTTGTAGAAGTAGGCGAAGAGGTAGCCGCCCAGGCCG
It encodes the following:
- a CDS encoding SRPBCC family protein, translating into MQTSNYHFTTLWRVESTVQEIYELLENGRELPRWWPAVYLEYVELAPGGKYGLGKRFKFHTKGWMPYTLQLTFHRTETRYPHGFTLQVTGDLEGTGVWKFEQHGPYVHVHYDWTVHTNKPLLKGLEFLLRPLFESNHRWCMNRGETSLTLELARRHARSPEEAARVPNPPGPSFPHNLWHPVRLLDFPERG
- a CDS encoding response regulator, encoding MRHVLIVDDEPDIANVLAELLGEEGFDVRVVHDGRQALAAMAEKKPDLLITDLMMPRMDGHTLIREVRGSEALRDLPILVMSAGTLDRSLVTPKTRFLPKPFEFDRMLEVITHLVG
- a CDS encoding alpha/beta fold hydrolase produces the protein MSDPLHLDDWGGTGPVLHLAHANGFPPGSYRKLIELLKPRYHVLTLRSRCLVPGTDPRAMRDWDDMADELAQALRARGLEGVVGVGHSMGGVATLLASVKNPGLFRAVVALDPVLFTGKRLLLLQALTLLGLRHRVPPASLARRRRESWGSREEAATSYRKKTLFQRFDPDCFQDYLTHGLTEVPGGGFRLTIPRDWEARVFETSPRGVWRKLRAVPVPALVLRGEDSDTLLPEALERVRRTLPGVHTGEQPGTHLYPLEHPEDCGRRILSFLDSVPEPARPTA
- a CDS encoding ATPase domain-containing protein yields the protein MGTTSGEKSKHLPTGVVGLDVVLHGGLLRGAMYLITGAPGTGKTVLSSQVAFHRAAAGENVVYVTTFSESHARLLSNLESFTFFDRSLVQSRLTLLSGVAALEEGGLKRFHTMLSEAVREHHASLIVIDSLNTASELVSSPFAYRKFLRELGTFLSLMGCTALLVAHKGEEQEMLHQFAADGIIELDQKMFGMRLTRELLVLKLRGSSHLGGRHVFDIGDPGVTVHPRREALLLDRELVSPPPEHKSRFGIRGLDNMLEGGVPSASMTAVMGAPGSGKTLLGLHLLKEGLDLGQPSLYFGFYETPPRLIAKAEGVGLQLRAHVESGLLEVQWRQPTEQFLDSVAEQILEVVYRNKVKRLFIDGVDGLMQAAAHPERFPVFFTALSNELRALGVSSAVSMETPFGGPEFGLPPVGLSATVENIIFVRYVELRAQLHRLISILKIRESNYDPFIREFHITSHGLEVASTFDSAEVVLGQMSQRGQKEPAHDPPPSHSRSPQEGSGDDV
- a CDS encoding tetratricopeptide repeat protein gives rise to the protein MLSRHLRAEEPSIFPSSPWDDVPDAELSTPPLREGLGRAHLPVSTRVPLAQAYFDQGLRLLHLGWGAEARRAFAEAARRDPRLAMAYWGLAMTRGAGARYAGERAEAIHRALALSEDVTDAEQRYIVAATFLADKGPANGRHGFVREMESLVDLYPEDAEARLLLAGFLTDGYEPDGRPGAGQPYAQALLRELLRTHPNHEGVHHAWLQVTADGPRPEAALESARRLRLLAPRASTALLGSGRLLLRVGHTREAREVLEAAVAADDAWLAQESLPESAAPVAGHALRLLTVACADAGRYGEAQSWARRLRSRVESVTPPSGQALVFAAGALASLHLRFGFWRAAAEIRVELPPEASPAERGLLAGLETYARGLRALESGKLVEAERACEELDALHPPLAEERKGDSRMLCPRDVARVVELAACELRGALESRQGDDAHAEATLIRAMRLERRLRAAGPAAFSRPARETLARSRLRSGRADRALELAEALVKERPGCGHAWLLVAEAQVARGSLSEAAPAFASVLECWREADPHLPEGRRARDFLASRGGLGVKAVARSNVIPLRAMENASY
- a CDS encoding SDR family NAD(P)-dependent oxidoreductase, translating into MNLHLDNKLALVTASSGGIGKEIAAALAREGARVIINGRSVSSVESAIADIRARVPGAKLEKLAADNGTAEGTAETVRQFPEVDILINNLGIYEAVGFFDETDEAWQRLFEVNIMSGVRLARHYLKGMLAKKTGRVIFIASESAISPSPEMAHYAATKTMQLSVSRSLAELTKGTAVTVNTLLPGSTRTEGVGKFVQDLFPGVSLEEAERRFMRENRPTSLIERLIDPKEIADFAAFVSSPLASAINGAALRVDGGLVRSVF
- a CDS encoding isochorismatase family protein, with product MPTFRLKRDQAALLVVDIQERLCAAMERDALDRVLNRCNAAIEGAKALELPIIVTEQYPKGLGPTHSLVKMRLGNYSAVEKLEFTACVPDVATRLGQRKQVLLIGMETHVCVFQTVRDLTEKGFTPFLCADAVMSRNPEDRRVGLEMCREAGAHIVTVEAALFDLLGCAGTPEFKKVSAAVR